The genomic interval TTGTTTCGCCTGAATAATTAGTTCCTTCCATAGACGATCGTTCTTCCACAAGCTGTTAATGTAATATAGAACAAGCCTCTCGACACATGGAACAATGGATAATTGAACATAAAAAAATTAAGGTGATAGTCCTTATAATGAGTTTTTTTTGGATTCACCCCAGTAAAAAAAATTTTAAATTCACTTTATCATTAATCCGTCCAAACCTTTTTGCTTGACCTAACATATCATGAAAGTGATAAAGATAAGGGAGGTGCTTAAGGATATGGGTTACGGATATTACGGATACGGTGGCGGTAACTACGGAAACGGTTATTATGGCAGCACGTTCGTTTTAATCGTTGTATTGTTTATTCTTTTAATCATTGTCGGTGCTTCATTCTACAACTAAAATTTCCTTCATAGTTAAAAGAATAGAAAGTACGAGCGTAACCGCTCGTACTTTTTATCCTTTAAGACTAAAATATGCACGTTTTGCCCAGAGCTCCATAAAATATCATATGAATGAAGGAGGAGAAAGCGATGGAGAATAAATTTTTTAAAAGCATTGAACAAAAAACTGGTGTCAAAATGAATGATGTATTTGCTTTAGCAAATTCATTGCAAAATGCTAATTTTAAAGATGAAAAAACAGTTCGAAGTGTCATTCAAAAAGTTTCACAGATTGCCAATAAAAAGGTACCTAAACAACTAGAAGATAAGATTGTGAATTCAATTGTAAATGGTGATGAAAAATTAGACTTCAACACAATTTCAAATATGATTAATAAGAAATAACGTTAAAGAGGACTGACAATCGTACTGTCAGTCCTTCTTGAACATGAATTGAAAGATGTTTTATCACATAAGTGATTTAATAAATCTGTAAGGTGATCCTTCCCCATATGCGAAGGATCTAGCGCATAGCCATATGGAAGTGAAGCATCAACAGCTCAGATAATATAGCCATTTACAAATTGTAAACTGTGAATCGTATGAGCTAAAACACCATTTTTAGTTTTGGTCTTTTTCTGTTTTTGAGCTTTTTGTTCTGATGTCAGATCGTTAATATGTTCAAGCAACTTTTTACTGAAATGGACGAATCCTTAGTATTGGACTCATTGCAAAATACATATAAGAAATTAAGTCTGAATTAACGATCTTCATGCTTCATTTGAGGAACATTAACTGTTTCTGTTGGAAAAATCGCCGAAAAAAAATGGGATGGAGGAAAATATTAAACGTGACAAGATCAGATACAGGCACTAACATTCCTAAAAAAAAGGGACATTTACAGATGGCTTTAATCTCCCAATGAATTTTCGTACCGTATAGAGAGAAATTGCATAGCATATATTAGAGTATTTAACTGAAGGGATGAGGGGGATAGATTTATGACAAACCTAAAGCTTACAAAAGAAAAACCAATTGTGTGTTCAGTA from Metabacillus sediminilitoris carries:
- a CDS encoding YjcZ family sporulation protein, with protein sequence MGYGYYGYGGGNYGNGYYGSTFVLIVVLFILLIIVGASFYN
- a CDS encoding stage VI sporulation protein F produces the protein MENKFFKSIEQKTGVKMNDVFALANSLQNANFKDEKTVRSVIQKVSQIANKKVPKQLEDKIVNSIVNGDEKLDFNTISNMINKK